One window from the genome of Drosophila albomicans strain 15112-1751.03 chromosome 2L, ASM965048v2, whole genome shotgun sequence encodes:
- the LOC117563593 gene encoding uncharacterized protein LOC117563593, producing the protein MEKGAFFKVLILWLDFASAYNYRLTLENEEIFTTCSHQPSNVLAVSNFFDFSELHTKEIGDKIEISGNVTSIWNYEPTDRIQVSITGLHYERGEWINSLLSMNVHDCCSLLYDKNQHWYKIWTQYITNAEDVKDKCFLNGTKLIHKTFILDMNINIKVLIPEGRYKVVVIMKAIDKRQKARNPIVCMEFLGDVKRS; encoded by the exons ATGGAAAAAGGCGCATTCTTCAAAGTACTAATTCTGTGGTTGGATTTCGCGAGTGCATATAACTATCGGCTAACACttgaaaatgaagaaatatttaCGACATGCTCACATCAACCATCCAACGTCCTGGCTGTTTCGAATTTCTTCGATTTTTCGGAACTGCACACAAAAGAAATCGGggataaaatagaaatatcaGGAAATGTCACATCTATATGGAATTACGAACCAACTGATCGTATTCAA GTTTCTATAACGGGTCTCCATTATGAACGAGGAGAATGGATCAACTCCTTGCTAAGTATGAACGTTCACGATTGTTGCAGCCTCCTATATGATAAGAATCAGCATTGGTACAAGATTTGGACTCAGTATATCACCAACGCAGAGGATGTAAAAGACAAATGTTTTTTGAACGGT acaaaattaattcataaaacatttattttggatatgaatattaatataaaagtaCTAATTCCTGAAGGACGATATAAAGTAGTTGTCATAATGAAAGCCATTGATAAACGGCAAAAAGCTCGTAATCCAATCGTGTGCATGGAATTTTTAGGGGATGTGAAGCGGAGTTAA
- the LOC117565362 gene encoding dolichyl-phosphate beta-glucosyltransferase, producing MLAFLLQVCCYLLGFLIVAALLTVAILLYKTKPYPIITRHKDEKFYLDPKTIKTVEFPSLDDSPTLELSVIIPAYNEEKRLPVMLDECLTFLEQKQSQQADFSYEIIVVSDGSSDATVSVALKYSKKYGVDKFRVLELVENRGKGGAVRLGILSARGRQLLFADADGATKFEDYDKLATALTSLAPEWRQDGIAIGSRAHLEQESIATRSFLRTVLMHGFHTLVWIFAVRSIRDTQCGFKLFTRATARKLFSSLHVQRWAFDVELLYLAERLKLPMSEVAVRWTEIEGSKLSPFWSWLQMGIDLFMIWLRYMVGAWRIAANQKKEN from the exons ACTGTGGCTATATTGTTGTACAAAACAAAGCCGTATCCGATCATCACACGACACAAGGATGAGAAGTTCTACCTTGATCCCAAAACAATCAAAACCGTCGAGTTTCCTAGTTTAGACGACTCGCCAACCTTGGAGCTCAGCGTCATTATACCGGCATACAATGAGGAGAAACGAT TGCCCGTTATGCTTGATGAATGCTTGACGTTCTTGGAACAGAAGCAATCACAGCAAGCGGACTTTAGTTACGAGATAATAGTTGTCAGCGATGGCAGCAGCGATGCCACCGTTTCCGTGGCTCTTAAATATTCCAAGAAGTACGGCGTCGACAAGTTTCGTGTGCTAGAGTTGGTGGAGAATCGTGGCAAAGGAGGCGCTGTGCGACTGGGCATTTTGAGTGCACGTGGAAGGCAGCTGCTTTTCGCGGATGCCGATGGTGCCACCAAGTTTGAGGATTACGATAAACTAGCGACGGCATTGACCAGTTTAGCGCCCGAGTGGCGTCAAGATGGCATTGCCATTGGATCCCGCGCACATCTCGAACAGGAATCAATAGCGACGCGCAGTTTTCTGCG CACCGTTTTGATGCATGGTTTCCATACTCTGGTCTGGATATTTGCTGTGCGCTCAATACGTGACACTCAATGCGGCTTTAAGCTTTTTACACGAGCCACGGCAAGGAAACTCTTTAGCAGCCTTCACGTGCAACGTTGGGCCTTTGACGTGGAACTTCTTTATCTCGCAGAGCGTCTAAAGTTGCCCATGTCTGAGGTGGCTGTGCGTTGGACTGAAATTGAGGGCTCGAAGCTATCGCCATTCTGGTCGTGGCTTCAAATGggaattgatttgtttatgaTTTGGCTGCGTTATATGGTTGGTGCTTGGCGCATTGCTGCCAACCAGAAGAAGGagaattaa